CCGAGATAAGGGTAAATAATCTTCTGCATGTAAGAGAGAATCCATCAACAGTAAAGAGTGAAGACAGAGGAGATTCCTTTTCCCTTCTTTTAAGAGAGGCTATAGGGAAACTCGAGCAGATACAGTCTGATGCAGACAGAGCTGTCAGGGAACTTGCCACTGGTGGTGATATAACACAGGCAGTAATAGCTATGCAGAAGGCTGAACTCTCCTTTCAATTAATGATAGAGGTAAGGAACAGGCTGCTCAGTGCCTATGAAGAGATACAGAGGATGCAGGTCTGATGGCATCGCTAAATAATATTCAGCAATGGTTGAATTCCATGCCCCTTAAGAAAAAGGTTATGCTTGGGTTTATCCTTTTGATGACCGCGGGAAGCATTATTCTCTTTCTCTCGTGGTCACAGCGTGTGGATTATCAGGTTCTTTATTCAAACCTCTC
The window above is part of the Thermodesulfovibrionales bacterium genome. Proteins encoded here:
- the fliE gene encoding flagellar hook-basal body complex protein FliE translates to MSEIRVNNLLHVRENPSTVKSEDRGDSFSLLLREAIGKLEQIQSDADRAVRELATGGDITQAVIAMQKAELSFQLMIEVRNRLLSAYEEIQRMQV